One genomic segment of Pseudorasbora parva isolate DD20220531a chromosome 6, ASM2467924v1, whole genome shotgun sequence includes these proteins:
- the g0s2 gene encoding G0/G1 switch protein 2, with protein sequence MDMHEIIPFAKEMLRSGPSKGCLKVYLVGGTFAILGMVSGVVQVAASLFPDHEEPDFEMLKVQELITEKEQVQEPQTIIPEDEEMDAAMEAKAKEQPSTRQRRMSFRAHAS encoded by the coding sequence ATGGACATGCATGAGATCATCCCTTTTGCTAAGGAGATGCTGAGGTCCGGTCCCTCCAAGGGCTGCCTGAAGGTTTACCTAGTGGGCGGCACGTTCGCCATCCTGGGAATGGTGAGCGGCGTGGTGCAGGTTGCCGCTTCCCTCTTCCCTGACCATGAAGAGCCTGATTTTGAGATGCTTAAAGTGCAGGAGCTCATAACAGAAAAAGAGCAGGTCCAAGAGCCACAAACCATCATCCCTGAAGATGAGGAAATGGATGCCGCGATGGAGGCCAAGGCTAAGGAACAGCCATCGACCAGACAGAGGCGGATGAGTTTCAGAGCTCATGCTTCATAA
- the vwa1 gene encoding von Willebrand factor A domain-containing protein 1 — protein MEVRKALTCVLFSLFLWTGDAQDSVPDSVLNCCEGDVLFLLDSSGSVASYEFSCMVDFLSELLLPFSLGPDQVRVGLLQVGTEPHLEFGFDTYSSQQGLQAALERTKQLMGDTNTVDALLMARNQVLKQGVPGGARPDLPRVLVWLTDGVDPGEVQEPMARLREEGVAVLVVSTGHGNYQVLREVVSPPTEDHLFFVDIDDINIISEDLRNEIIEIIRAERLQVKSVTATSAQLEWRPVLAGTGPGYYDIQFGPIRTGQTGGGGGQGTSPGTGLGPFQRITRPGDASTAQLTGLRPDTTYTVTLTPKANLEFLNSLQTTFTTQTANPQPEVQTLSTVTVSESSSSSVRVSWAPLLPHLIQAYQVEYSALPSGPLRVISVSNRQDSTVLTDLQPDTQYLVTVSARQSSGKERAMTVKACTQEVLPALSDLQLTTVGNESVQLRWKGSYDGLRGYWVTWERGQSQHSTLYLPPNRLSTTLNQVPSRARVCVSPVYRTARGEGVCCTA, from the exons ATGGAGGTCAGAAAGGCGCTCACGTGTGTTTTATTCAGCCTGTTTCTGTGGACAGGAGACGCTCAGGACTCGGTACCTGATTCAG TTTTAAACTGCTGTGAGGGCGATGTCCTGTTTCTCCTGGACTCCTCTGGTAGCGTGGCCTCCTACGAGTTCTCCTGTATGGTGGACTTCCTGTCAGAGCTCCTGCTGCCTTTCTCGTTGGGGCCGGATCAGGTGAGGGTGGGACTGCTGCAGGTCGGGACCGAACCCCATCTCGAGTTCGGCTTTGACACCTACAGCTCCCAGCAAGGACTGCAGGCAGCCCTGGAGAGGACTAAACAGCTAATGGGCGACACCAACACGGTGGACGCTCTGCTGATGGCTAGGAACCAAGTTTTGAAACAGGGTGTGCCTGGAGGTGCCAGACCAGATCTGCCAAGAGTTCTGGTCTGGCTCACGGACGGAGTGGATCCCGGTGAGGTGCAGGAACCAATGGCAAGGCTGCGAGAAGAGGGCGTGGCCGTACTGGTGGTTTCTACTGGTCATGGGAACTACCAAGTGCTGAGAGAGGTCGTAAGTCCACCCACAGAGGATCACCTGTTCTTTGTGGACATTGACGATATCAACATCATCAGTGAAGACTTGAGGAATGAAATTATTG AGATTATTCGGGCAGAGAGGTTACAGGTGAAGTCAGTCACCGCTACTTCAGCTCAGCTGGAATGGAGGCCCGTGTTGGCTGGTACTGGGCCCGGCTACTACGATATCCAGTTTGGTCCCATCCGAACAGGGCAGACCGGAGGGGGCGGAGGTCAGGGCACCAGCCCTGGCACTGGTTTGGGTCCTTTTCAGAGGATCACAAGGCCTGGAGATGCCAGCACGGCTCAGCTGACCGGCCTGCGTCCAGACACTACATACACAGTCACGCTCACGCCGAAGGCTAACCTGGAGTTCCTGAACTCTCTTCAGACCACCTTTACTACACAGACGG CGAACCCTCAGCCAGAGGTGCAGACTCTCTCCACAGTAACCGTGTCCGAGTCGAGCAGCAGCAGTGTGCGTGTGAGCTGGGCTCCGCTGCTGCCTCACCTCATACAGGCGTACCAGGTGGAGTATTCAGCTCTTCCTTCAGGGCCGCTCCGGGTGATCAGCGTCAGTAACAGGCAGGACTCAACAGTCCTAACCGACCTCCAGCCAGACACGCAGTACCTGGTCACAGTGAGTGCAAGACAGTCCTCCGGCAAAGAGAGAGCCATGACGGTTAAAGCCTGTACACAGGAGG TGCTGCCAGCTCTCTCAGATCTGCAGCTGACCACAGTGGGCAATGAGTCAGTGCAGCTCCGGTGGAAAGGGAGTTACGACGGGCTCCGTGGTTACTGGGTCACATGGGAGCGAGGTCAAAGTCAGCACTCCACCCTGTATTTACCACCCAACCGGCTGTCCACCACCCTCAACCAAGTGCCATCCAGAGCCCGGGTCTGCGTCTCCCCGGTGTATCGGACGGCTCGCGGAGAGGGGGTCTGCTGCACTGCTTAG
- the otud3 gene encoding OTU domain-containing protein 3 has product MSRKQSGKPIKGNRKYELERKRDERAARRALAKDKKNRPPGGEDAEEFVSFSNQLQALGLKLREVPGDGNCLFRALGDQLEGHSRGHLHLRQETVQYMTTHRQDFEPFLEDEVPFAQHLSNLSQQGMFAGNDAIVAFARSQQLKVVIHQLNAPLWEINGTDKPSCRELHIAYRYGDHYDSVRKIGDNSESPAHLRIESLNNSRRFGDGQKEKSRGASPSRALSEDEELILSVLCADSQSDNLCQSNATSQTCHSEWLDSELNNQSSQRDSASGTHQGMQAECNEIISPTEGSISHKPKLSNKQRKEQQRLEKKKRQEDRHRQKVLQDRGSHDQNQNRPEAVTLVPALNTLSI; this is encoded by the exons ATGTCAAGGAAACAGTCAGGGAAGCCCataaagggaaacaggaagtatGAATTAGAGAGGAAGAGAGACGAGCGGGCGGCCCGTCGGGCTTTGGCCAAAGACAAAAAGAACAGGCCTCCAGGAGGGGAAGATGCAGAGGAGTTCGTCAGCTTTTCCAACCAGCTTCAGGCTCTGGGTCTCAAACTCCGAGAGGTGCCTGGAGACGG TAACTGTTTGTTCCGAGCTCTTGGAGATCAGCTGGAGGGACATTCGCGGGGTCACCTGCATCTGCGGCAGGAGACGGTACAGTACATGACGACCCACAGGCAGGACTTTGAGCCCTTCCTTGAAGATGAAGTGCCGTTCGCACAGCATT tGTCGAACCTCTCACAGCAGGGCATGTTTGCCGGGAATGACGCCATCGTGGCCTTCGCTCGCAGCCAACAGTTGAAAGTTGTTATTCATCAGCTGAACGCTCCATTGTGGGAG atCAATGGTACAGATAAGCCGTCATGCCGCGAGCTACACATCGCATATCGCTATGGAGACCATTATGACAGTGTCCGAAAGATCGGAGACAACTCTGAGAGTCCGGCACATCTACGTATAGAG AGTCTGAATAATTCCAGACGCTTTGGAGACGGTCAGAAGGAGAAGTCGAGAGGTGCCTCTCCCTCGCGCGCTCTCTCTGAAGATGAAGAGCTGATCTTGAGCGTTCTCTGTGCCGACA GTCAATCAGACAATCTATGCCAATCAAATGCCACATCACAGACGTGCCACAGTGAATGGCTGGATTCTGAACTGAACAACCAATCATCACAGAGAGATTCAGCTTCAGGGACGCATCAAGGAATGCAGGCTGAATGTAATGAAATCATATCGCCAACAGAGGGCAGCATCTCACATAAACCCAAG cTCTCTAATAAACAAAGGAAAGAGCAACAACGTCTAGAAAAGAAGAAACGTCAAGAGGATAGACATAGACAGAAGGTTTTACAGGACAGAGGGTCACATGACCAGAATCAGAACAGACCTGAAGCCGTCACTCTTGTGCCAGCGCTCAACACCCTGAGCATCTAG